The sequence AAAATGATTATTTATTTGAATATGGAATTGAACATTCCTATTCCAAACGAAAGAAACTAAAAGTCAATGGCGAAGAATTTAAAAAAATCTCTGACTATGTAGGATACTTTCGTTCGATTGTAATGAGTCCACCTGACATCCTCATCATTGAAGATGGAAACGTGGAGCGCCGTCGTTTTTTAGATGCTTTTATTTCTTCCACCAATCGTTACTATTTAAAACAACTCATTGAATATGATCGTTTGCTCAAACAAAGAAACGCTACTTTAAAAAAAGAAAATTCCACAGATCGTGAAATTGGAATTTGGGATGAACCCATTATTGAACATGATGCAGAAATTCGTGAAATCAGAACCAAAACCATTGAAAGCCTGGCTGGATACTTTCATAAAAACTTACAACAGTTAAGTTCTGGAAAAGATCCCTTCTTTTTAACTTACAAACCCAATATTACATCCAAAGAAGAACATAGACAAAAACTCAGCGATAATCTCCGAAAAGACAGAGCTATCGGTTACACGAGTTGCGGAAATCATCGGGACACACTACCAATTGGATTTGATGATAAAGATTTGAGTGGGTTTGGATCTCAAGGCCAAAAACGAAGTGCTGTAATTGCTCTAAAAACTGCCTGTTTTCAAATGATTCGTGATACGACGGGAGAAGCTCCGGTTCTACTCATTGATGATATCATTCGGGAGTTGGATGTGAAACGAAGAGAATACTTTGTGAATCTGATTTCAGAATGTGGTCAGGCATTTTTTACCACCACAGATTTAGAAGGGATTCATGAATATGTGGGAAACCTAACAGTTGATAAAGAAATTTACCAAGTGGAAGCGGGAAAGGTGAAGGTGTTTTCAGAGAAATGAAAA comes from Leptospira harrisiae and encodes:
- the recF gene encoding DNA replication/repair protein RecF (All proteins in this family for which functions are known are DNA-binding proteins that assist the filamentation of RecA onto DNA for the initiation of recombination or recombinational repair.), which gives rise to MFLKRIYIKNFRNHEETELTFKSRLIFFIGNNGEGKTNLLESISLLSYLKSFRESDQNQLLRWDTKDTFIRAEFESEENDYLFEYGIEHSYSKRKKLKVNGEEFKKISDYVGYFRSIVMSPPDILIIEDGNVERRRFLDAFISSTNRYYLKQLIEYDRLLKQRNATLKKENSTDREIGIWDEPIIEHDAEIREIRTKTIESLAGYFHKNLQQLSSGKDPFFLTYKPNITSKEEHRQKLSDNLRKDRAIGYTSCGNHRDTLPIGFDDKDLSGFGSQGQKRSAVIALKTACFQMIRDTTGEAPVLLIDDIIRELDVKRREYFVNLISECGQAFFTTTDLEGIHEYVGNLTVDKEIYQVEAGKVKVFSEK